In Bubalus kerabau isolate K-KA32 ecotype Philippines breed swamp buffalo chromosome 4, PCC_UOA_SB_1v2, whole genome shotgun sequence, one DNA window encodes the following:
- the PLPP6 gene encoding polyisoprenoid diphosphate/phosphate phosphohydrolase PLPP6, producing the protein MQSPRRNAEGRPLGTCDPSSSGSPAHGGGSRFEFQSLLSSRVPGADPTSARLRASESPVHRRGSFPLAGAGSSQALPPQLPEEDRIDLNPSFLGIALRSLLAIDLWLSKKLGVCAGESSSWGSMRPLMKLLEISGHGIPWLLGTLYCLSRSDSWAGREVLMNLLFALLLDLLLVSLIKGLVRRRRPAHNQMDMFFTISVDKYSFPSGHTTRAALVSRFILNHLVLAIPLRVLVVLWAFILGLSRVMLGRHNVTDVAFGFFLGYMQYSIVDYCWLSPHTAPVLFVLWNQP; encoded by the coding sequence ATGCAGAGCCCACGAAGGAACGCCGAGGGACGCCCGCTGGGCACCTGCGAccccagcagcagcggcagtccGGCCCATGGCGGCGGCAGCAGGTTCGAGTTCCAGTCCCTGCTCAGCAGCCGCGTGCCGGGCGCCGACCCCACCAGCGCCCGTCTCCGCGCGTCTGAGAGCCCAGTGCACCGCCGCGGTTCGTTCCCCTTGGCTGGGGCGGGCTCCTCTCAGGCGCTCCCGCCCCAGCTGCCGGAGGAGGACCGCATAGATCTGAACCCGTCCTTCCTGGGTATCGCCCTGCGCTCCCTACTGGCCATCGACCTGTGGCTGTCCAAGAAGCTGGGGGTGTGCGCGGGGGAGAGCTCGTCCTGGGGCAGCATGAGGCCCCTTATGAAATTGCTGGAGATCTCGGGACACGGCATCCCCTGGCTGCTCGGCACCCTCTACTGCCTGTCCAGGAGCGACAGCTGGGCAGGGCGCGAGGTGCTGATGAACCTGCTCTTCGCCCTGCTGTTGGACCTGCTATTGGTGTCCCTCATCAAGGGGCTGGTCCGCAGGCGCCGCCCAGCCCACAACCAGATGGACATGTTTTTCACTATTTCGGTGGACAAGTACTCCTTCCCTTCAGGCCATACCACCAGGGCCGCCCTTGTGTCGCGCTTCATCCTGAACCACCTTGTGCTGGCCATCCCACTGAGGGTGCTGGTGGTACTCTGGGCCTTCATCTTGGGTCTCTCCAGGGTCATGCTGGGGCGGCACAATGTCACCGACGTGGCTTTTGGCTTTTTTCTGGGCTACATGCAGTACAGCATCGTGGACTATTGCTGGCTTTCACCGCACACTGCTCCAGTCCTCTTTGTACTGTGGAACCAGCCGTGA